The Oncorhynchus keta strain PuntledgeMale-10-30-2019 chromosome 17, Oket_V2, whole genome shotgun sequence genome has a window encoding:
- the LOC118395762 gene encoding zinc finger protein with KRAB and SCAN domains 8-like, with the protein MSKIQLLRVFLNERLAVAVDEIFGAVEKTITEYQEEVSRSKDENDRLQRLLEIALKPELKLHRADLQQLTFRVSEEEVHPDQQKCVQEWSPSLGQEDPEFTQIKEEQEEPRTSQWEEQLQGLEDDTKDSIFIPACVKGDCDENPTLHSYLYHGQNEVNGERVSLPSTSTKPINTEPYEEDYLVSELTSDSHTLAAVDCSAVQRENSATVNGMESGVPQSGFKRGKSNKTWTVKRQSSRANNKGRNSTKSSILKSPSQSHNAPCHCKVCGMSFHYMGSLVNHVQTHTMDKEHPCGVCGKCIESTESMKDHLQIHSAAKFSCKVCSKCFTRNSKLTVHMRTHTGEKPHHCRDCGHRFSTGSHLRVHMRTHTGEKPYVCPDCGIGFFQSEHLKAHIRIHTGEKPYHCRFCDKCFRTGTNLTGHMRTHRGEII; encoded by the exons ATGTCTAAAATACAGTTGTTGAGGGTGTTTCTCAACGAGCGATTAGCAGTTGCTGTTGATGAGATCTTCGGGGCAGTTGAAAAAACAATAACTGAGTACCAGGAAGAAGTTTCCCGTTCAAAGGATGAAAACGATCGTCTGCAAAGGCTGCTTGAAATCGCCCTTAAACCAGAGTTAAAGCTGCACAGAGCAG ACCTCCAGCAGCTCACTTTCCGTGTGTCTGAAGAGGAGGTTCACCCTGATCAGCAGAAGTGTGTGCAGGAGTGGAGCCCCAGTCTGGGACAGGAGGACCCAGAGTTTACACAGATtaaagaggagcaggaggaacccAGAACCAGTCAATGGGAAGAGCAGCTTCAAGGGCTAGAAGATGATACCAAAGACTCCATATTCATTCCTGCTTGTGTAAAAGGTGACTGTGATGAGAACCCAACTCTGCACTCATATCTTTATCATGGTCAAAATGAAGTTAACGGAGAGAGAGTCTCTCTACCCAGCACCTCAACTAAACCGATCAATACCGAACCCTATGAAGAGGATTACCTGGTATCAGAACTAACCAGTGACTCTCATACTCTCGCTGCAGTAGACTGTTCTGCAGTTCAGAGAGAAAACAGTGCAACTGTCAATGGGATGGAAAGTGGAGTCCCTCAGTCAGGTTTTAAGCGAGGAAAATCAAATAAAACATGGACAGTAAAAAGACAGAGCTCTCGTGCCAATAATAAGGGTAGGAATTCCACAAAGTCCTCCATTCTGAAATCACCTAGTCAAAGTCATAATGCTCCTTGTCATTGTAAGGTGTGTGGCATGTCTTTTCATTACATGGGTTCTTTAGTGAATCATGTGCAAACTCATACAATGGATAAAGAACATCCTTGTGGTGTGTGTGGAAAATGCATCGAATCCACAGAAAGTATGAAAGATCACCTTCAAATTCACAGTGCAGCTAAGTTTTCTTGTAAAGTTTGTAGTAAATGTTTTACAAGGAATAGTAAGCTGACAGTGCACATGaggactcacacaggagagaaaccacaTCACTGTCGTGATTGTGGCCATAGATTCAGCACTGGGTCCCATCTTAGAGTGCACATGAGGACTCATACAGGCGAGAAACCATATGTCTGTCCTGATTGTGGCATAGGCTTCTTCCAGAGTGAACATCTGAAAGCACACATTAGgatccacacaggagagaaaccataccATTGCCGTTTTTGTGACAAATGTTTCAGGACTGGCACCAATCTGACAGGTCACATGAGGACTCACAGGGGAGAAATCATTTAG
- the LOC118396167 gene encoding cytosolic carboxypeptidase 2-like, giving the protein MEKGNVVYFIDSATKTSYFTCSHVGGSWGLIKSSTSCATHQDQSFESRFESGNLQKAVQVGVHNYKLTLHTDMYTTKHTQWRVLLGQKHEG; this is encoded by the exons ATGGAGAAGGGGAACGTGGTCTACTTCATTGACTCAG CCACAAAAACCTCCTACTTCACCTGCTCTCACGTGGGGGGGAGCTGGGGGCTCATCAAGAGCTCCACCTCCTGTGCCACGCATCAGGACCAGTCCTTTGAGTCACGCTTCGAGAGTGGCAACCTGCAGAAGGCAGTTCAAGT CGGTGTCCATAACTACAAGCTCACCCTGCACACTGATATGTACACCACCAAGCACACGCAGTGGAGAGTACTTCTGGGTCAGAAACATGAAGGCTAG
- the tmem17 gene encoding transmembrane protein 17B: MELPEPIRRRLGHFSRTVFVDQSRTQPSPEDHVTFLGHNSEVVSSLPLQMSLFFNMCFFPLWWISEVVMLHLKYPALPDYYKFILITILILMTLVEAIRLYLGYAGNLQEKVPELAGFWLLSLLLQFPLILFQLFNQAILIQPLERGVHFILALFILTQAVSGFVALRGMVRHTESHFHLRQFDGVQELRA, encoded by the exons ATGGAGCTTCCAGAACCGATCAGAAGACGTTTAGGACACTTTTCCAGAACTGTGTTTGTTGATCAGAGTCGTACTCAACCATCTCCCGAAGATCATGTCACGTTTTTGGGGCACA ACAGTGAGGTTGTCTCCAGCCTGCCTCTCCAGATGTCACTGTTCTTCAACATGTGTTTTTTCCCACTGTGGTGGATCAGCGAGGTGGTGATGCTGCACCTCAAG TATCCAGCCCTTCCTGACTACTATAAgttcatcctcatcaccatcctcATCCTGATGACTCTTGTAGAGGCTATCAGACTCTACCTAGGCTATGCAGGAAATTTGCAAgagaag GTCCCGGAGCTGGCAGGTTTCTGGCTCCTGAGTCTCCTGCTGCAGTTTCCTTTGATTCTGTTTCAGCTCTTCAACCAAGCCATTCTGATCCAACCTCTGGAGAGAGGGGTTCACTTCATTCTGGCCCTGTTCATACTCACACAG gCCGTCTCTGGCTTTGTGGCTCTACGCGGGAtggtcagacacacagagagccaCTTCCACCTCAGACAGTTTGATGGGGTTCAGGAGCTGAGGGCCTGA